Below is a window of Penaeus monodon isolate SGIC_2016 unplaced genomic scaffold, NSTDA_Pmon_1 PmonScaffold_9707, whole genome shotgun sequence DNA.
tatatgcacacacacacacacacacacacacacacacacacacacaccacacaccacacacacacacacaccacccacacacacacacacacacacacacacacatacacatactcacacaaacacacacaaacatatgtaaaatatatatatgtgtgtgtgtgtgtgtgtgtgtgtgtgtgtgtgtgtgtgtgtgtgtgtgtgtgtgtggtgtgtgtgtgtgtgtgtgtgtgtggtgtgtgtgtgtggtgtgtgtgtgtgtgtgtgtgtgtgtgaaaacagaaagatagaaatatatatgtatttttcatataatggCACAGGCGAAATCCCGGCCGCGCGAGGTGACCACCTTCGTGTTGCCAGAATCCTGGTGTGACAACGTCTCCTTCGGCAGCGCTACCTACACTTCCTCAAAAATATGCGCAGGCGATAACACGTACAGTCGGAGCGGCTGTCGTGGCGACTCGGGGGGTCCCTTGGCCTGTCTCACGAGGGGCAGGTACACGCTTTACGGCTTGCTATCCTCCGGTACCGCCTGCGTGGTCGACAGCATTGCCCTTCCTGACAGCTACACGAGGATAGTCAAGTACGTGCGCTGGATTCAGGAGAAGATTGCATCGGCCGGGGGACGCCAGAGTGGCTAGCTGCTCTTGAG
It encodes the following:
- the LOC119572115 gene encoding urokinase-type plasminogen activator-like; the protein is MVGWGESDFDAGAKSRPREVTTFVLPESWCDNVSFGSATYTSSKICAGDNTYSRSGCRGDSGGPLACLTRGRYTLYGLLSSGTACVVDSIALPDSYTRIVKYVRWIQEKIASAGGRQSG